The Camelus ferus isolate YT-003-E chromosome 26, BCGSAC_Cfer_1.0, whole genome shotgun sequence nucleotide sequence acttgtggttaccaggggggtggagggtgggaagggatagactgcgatttcaaaattgtagaatagactacactgtatagcacagggaaatatacacaaaatgttatgataactcacagaggaaaaaatgtgacaatgagtgtgtatatgtccgtgaataactgaaaaattgtgctgaacactggaatttgacacaacattgtaaaatgattataaatcaataaaaaaatgttaaaaaaaaaagaaattaaatatataagccacagactgggagaaaatactccACATGCACTTATCTGGAAAATGGCTAGTATCCAGAATCTATTAAAAACTCCATCAAATCAATAATTACACACACCCCCAACCAGAACTGCTCAAACTAAAGCCCCAATGTTGATGAGGTTGTGGAACTGCTGGAGGAAGGACTGCTGACAGTTTACAGTGATAACAGTGACTTTGGGAAGAAGACTGGCAGTTATTTTTGATGTTAAATGTAGAGTCCCACTAATGGCCCAGTAATTCTATACATAAGTAgttaaccaagagaaataaaagcgtATGTTCCCAATGCCTTGCACAAGAAGTACATGACATTTTATTCACAATTACCAGTAAACTGGAAATAAATCAATGTCTATccaaggaaaaagacaaagtttatacaaaaagagaaagggattAGTTACTGATTGACAcaacagggggagggtatggcgCAGtgatagaacacatgcttagcttagcatgcatgaggtcctgggttcaatccccagtacctccattaaaaaaaagaatgattgaCACAACAGCATGGGTTATCTCATAGACATActgaacaaaagaaacagaaacaaaagtagaTTTTCCATTAATATAAAATCTTAGTGACAAAGATACTATATGATGTTGGAATTCGTAAGAGTGGTTGCTTGTTGAGAATAGAAGGCTGGGGGGTTGGACTGGCTGGAAAGTGGCATGAAGGAAACATGTGGGGTGAAGGAATTATTCTACATTTGGTTGAAAGGATAGGTATGTTTTAGTCAAAACTCATCAAGATGCACattaagatctgtgcattttactATATGGGAATAGTACTTTAAGAATGGGGGGAAAATTAAAAGGTTGAAAAcctatacaaatatttaaaaaataatatcataATGAAATGTCCTACAAATAAGTACTAGTCCCAGGCAGTTGGGCAAAGGAATCTCACTAAACTTCCAAGAAACAAATCATTTCAGTCTATGCAGAGGTTGGAGGGGGTCTTCCAGAGGATATGACTACTGGTTGACCCAAGAACTGGGCCCAGGCAATGGGGGACTCCTCACCCCTACCCTGTCCTTGGAATTTATGTTCTACCCACTGTTCCCATGCTAGAAGCCACCTCAAAGACACAGCCTGAAGAGAGCACGGTGCTGTTGGGACTCTCTGGATGGTGTAGatgactgaacccagttaagCCCTCTCTATAAACTCTTAAGACTCTGGTGGGCATGTGTGGAGATCTACTTGCCTTGTCACTGCCAAGACAAGCCTCGTGTGTAGCGTGCTTTACatattaaacctgccacctatCAATCTGGTGTGATCTGACTCCTTCTTCACCTTCTGTTTACAGGGAGCAGTTTTGAATTTCATCCAGGGAACTCCCAAGATTGCAAATCAACAGAAAACTACTccagagaaagaaatgtaataCTAACCCCCTACTCCCTTAGCAGGCTGaaccagaaaaggaaatttatagaCCAAATCCACCCATGAAACAAAACCCAATCCACAAAACAGTAGCATAACCAAGGCCTGCTGTATACACAAAAAAATGCATGATGATTGAACTACCACAGGTACCTCGGTAGTTTAAGATTTATAACCTCTAACTGTAATTCACCTATTgacaatggaggaaaaaaggttAATAGTTTGTTTgaacagaaaatataatttgatacaATTCAATTCAATCATTGTAAAAACTCAcataatctgaaaaatgaaggaaatttccTTAAATGGATAGAAAGTTTTGACTCAAAACCAGTAAGAACAGTGTacttaatagtaaaataaatatcaaaaacaagGTGAAGACACACATTCTTGATGTTCTATTTGACACTGAAAACTCAAACCACTGAACAAGAGAagataaatgttataaatatcagaaagtaagaataatattaatagtttatataattatgtataaagCTTAAAGTAATTCCAGAAAAATTAGAATTAGTGAAAGAGCTTAGCAAAGTGTTTTACAGAAAGTCAAcataaaaaatcaattgtattttgtATACCAGCAACATATAACTAgtaaagatttttcttaaaaatagataccatttaccagaaaaaaatttactaagaataaatttaattatctgtgataaaaacttttacaaatatacaaaatacactaataaaaccataaaatggatataaataaattgacactaatgaacttatctacaaaacagaaacagactcacagacatagtgaacaaacttatggttatggcaGGGAGggaatgggaagaaataaattgggagttggagattcgcaaatatttactatttgtaaaacagataaacaacaagttcatactgtatagcacaggaaactatactcaataccttgtaataacctataatgaaaatgaatatgaaaaccagtatatgtatgtataagtatgactgaaccattatgctgtataccagaaactgacacattgtaactgactatacttcaataaaaataatttaaatacttaaaatttaaaaatggattgaAAGATCATATTCATGAAGAGGAAGTCTCAATGTTGTATAGATTTCAAGTATTTTCAATTCATCTGTAGATTTAACACAATTCTAATGCCAATCACAGTGATATTTAAATCAATTTGCCAACTGGGtctaaaaatgtatgaaaaggtGAAAGCCTGAGAATAGCCAAAACATTTAGATGCAGAAGAGTATCTCGAGTATCAAGCCGCTCAGGCCGCCCAAGCCACTCAACCCGCTCAAGCCGCTCAAGCCGCCCTAGCCGCCCTAGCCGCCCAAGCCGACCAAGACGACGCCGCCACAACGCCCAAGCCGCTCAAGCTGCCCAAGACGCTCAAGCCGCTCGAGCCGCTCAAGCCGACGCACAAACCTCTCAAGACGTCGAAGCCGCGCCGCTGAAGCCGCCCAAGACGCTCAGGCCTACCAAGCCTCTCAAACCTCTCAAGCCGCTCAAGCCGACAAAGCCGCAGACGCCACCCCGCTCAAGCCGCTCAAGCCGCTCAAGCTGCCCAAGCCGCCCAAGCCGCCCAAGGCGCTCAAGACGACCAAGCCGCTCAAGCCGCTCAAGACGCCCAAGCCGCCCAAGTCGCTCAAGACGCCCAAACCGCTCAAGCCGCCGCCGCCACAAAGCTCAAGCCGCTGCCCAAGCCGCTCAAGCCGCTCAAGCTGCCAAAGCCGCTTAAGCCGCCCAAGCCGCTCAAGGCGACGCCGACACACCGCTCAAGCCGCTCAACCGCTCTGGCCGCCCAAGCCGACCAAGCCGCCGTCGCCACAACGCTCGAGCCGCTCAAGACGCCCAAGCCGCCGCCGCCACAACGCTCGAGCCGCTCAAGACGCCCAAGCCGCCGCCGCCACAACGATCAAGCCGCTCAAGTGCCCAAGCCGCCGCCCAAGCCGCTCAAGCCGCTTAAGCCGCTCAGGCCGCCCAAGCCGCTCAAGACGCCGCACAAACCTCTCAAGACGAAAAGCCACGCCGCTGAAGCCGCCCAAGCCGCTCAGGCCTCCCAAGCCTCTCAAGCCGCTCAAGCCGCTCAAGCTGCCAAAGCCGCTTAAGCCGCCCAAGCCGCTCaagccgccgccgccaccccgCTCAAGCCGCTCAAGCTGCACAAGGCGCTCAAGACGCCCAAGCCGCTCAAGCCGCTCCAGCCGCCCAAGCCGCACAAGCCGCACAAGGCGCTCAAGCCGCCCAAAACGCTCAAGCCGCTCAGGCCGCCCAAGCCGGTCAAGCCGCCCAAGCCGGTCAAGCCGCCCAAGCGGCCGCCGCCACAACGCCCAAGCCGCTCAAGCTGCACAAGCCGACGCCCAAGCCGCTCAAGCCAGCGCCGCCACACCGGTCAAGACGCCCAAGCCGCTCAAGCCGCCCAAGCCGACCAAGCCGCCGCCGCCCAAGTCGCTCATTCGCACAAGCCACACAAGTCGCCGCCGCCACAAAGCTCAAGACGCTGACCAAGCCGCCGCCCAAGCCGCTCAAGCCGCTCAGGCCGCCCAAGCCGCTCAAGCCGCCCAAGCGGCCGCCGCCACAACGCTCAAGCCGCTCAAGCTGCACAACCCGCCGCCCAAGGCGCCCAAGGCGCCGCCGCCACACCGCTCAAGTCGCTCAAGCCGCTCAGGCCTCCCAATCCTCTAAAGCCCCTCAAGCGCCCAAGCCGCTCaagccg carries:
- the LOC116659975 gene encoding serine/arginine repetitive matrix protein 1-like, which produces MIELPQPPKPTKTTPPQRPSRSSCPRRSSRSSRSSRRTNLSRRRSRAAEAAQDAQAYQASQTSQAAQADKAADATPLKPLKPLKLPKPPKPPKALKTTKPLKPLKTPKPPKSLKTPKPLKPPPPQSSSRCPSRSSRSSCQSRLSRPSRSRRRRHTAQAAQPLWPPKPTKPPSPQRSSRSRRPSRRRHNARAAQDAQAAAATTIKPLKCPSRRPSRSSRLSRSGRPSRSRRRTNLSRRKATPLKPPKPLRPPKPLKPLKPLKLPKPLKPPKPLKPPPPPRSSRSSCTRRSRRPSRSSRSSRPSRTSRTRRSSRPKRSSRSGRPSRSSRPSRSSRPSGRRHNAQAAQAAQADAQAAQASAATPVKTPKPLKPPKPTKPPPPKSLIRTSHTSRRRHKAQDADQAAAQAAQAAQAAQAAQAAQAAAATTLKPLKLHNPPPKAPKAPPPHRSTPKPLKPPPPPRSSRSSCPRRRPSRSSRSSRSGRPSRSSRAQTSQDAEAAPLKTPKPLRPPKPLKPLKPPKPQPPKTPKPPPPPRSSRSSCTRRSRRPSRFKPPPPQRSSRPRRPSRSRRPNRSSRRRHKAQAAAQAAAQAAQDAQAAKAAQAAQAAAATTLKPLKLHKPTHKPLKPSPPHRSSRSSRSSRPSRRRPSRSSAQATEAAAATKLKPLPKPSTKPLKPLRPPKPPRPPKPPKPHKPLRPPKPLKPLKPPKPPKPLKPPKPPPPPRSSRSSHTSRSSRPSGRRHNARAAQAAQAAAQAAAQAAAQAAQATQAAAATPLKPLTAQASPAGSATCTPPPAPPYLPGGGSRGDGKRQPSPQAAFFFGSWPRRIQLPLGFHNLWVGSRVRGTPNIPK